Proteins encoded together in one Lathyrus oleraceus cultivar Zhongwan6 chromosome 5, CAAS_Psat_ZW6_1.0, whole genome shotgun sequence window:
- the LOC127084568 gene encoding protein SMAX1-LIKE 7, which produces MPTPVSTARQCLTDEAARALDEAVSVARRRNHAQTTSLHAISALLSLPSNMLRDACARAGTSPYSPRLQFRALELSVGVSLDRLPTCKTSSSSASASAVVDGGPPVSNSLMAAIKRSQANQRRNPDSFHLLQIMQQQQNQQSQTASFLKVELKHFILSILDDPIVSRVFAEAGFRSYDIKFVLLQPPLPSRFFHRPSPPVFLCNIEPEPDRFRFDDNSRRIVEVIAGKSQSKRNPFLMGVYAKTALKRFIELVQSGKVGFLPSELDGLSVVSIEKEILEFVIGGGSEEKMGLRFDEVGRLVEQCLGAGVVVSFGEIEVFVKMNNDGGDDVAGDAVVLVVSRLTRLLEVYGRKVWLVGVAGTCDVYSKFLRMFPTVDKNWDLHLLTVTSATPSMEGLYSKSSLMGSFVPFGGFFSTPSDFRNPNISLPLCDTCNEKYEQEVADNYPKVGPSTSASTSLPWLQKANVDSDKGLGLAKTNEDNTSLNAKILELQRKWSDICQHLHRNKLLPEINVSQTLTRFQAPFHEGFRFGTGTGNFNEIHCSNPIPYMPKELQNPYLSKQILPFSQPFDTSLIVNDKTGHVPNVSKFDTQSTRVTPSVTTDLILGTTYTLVTHEPDTPKVSDHKKHLPHLSDSLSTEYDAMVESTSNQIARSSGPNSDGKFEMVDFKSLYKLLIEKVWWQEEAIYAIIRIMTLCRSGGGKHSRSNSNVRADTWFSFLGPDRVGKRKISSELAETLFGNKQNIISVDLNSQDRFQPLNLVYECHNMLGRKTVVDYIAGELSKKPRSVVFLENIDKADLIVQNSLFHAIKTGKFPYSHGREISMNNAIFVVTSSVFKVSGFFDTEKEPIMFSEETILEAKRCQIGLSLGHASEDVVRSSNTNVRVAKRKGTFLNKRKLVETESSDSNEKVTSKTPKHVKEASRSYLDLNMPLEEEVEEEVDCDDCESESVVKNHEAWLNDFVDQVDGKVVFKPFDFDLLAEQVIKCIDKQFQTTFGSNHVLEIDYEVMSQILAAAWLSDKKKAVEDWIEHVLGSSFVEAQKKYQNVAECVMKLVKCESIFVEEQALGVCLPPRISLN; this is translated from the exons ATGCCGACGCCGGTAAGCACAGCGAGGCAATGCTTAACAGACGAAGCGGCGCGTGCACTAGACGAGGCAGTATCAGTAGCGCGTAGGCGAAACCACGCGCAAACAACATCTCTTCATGCCATCTCAGCTTTACTATCTTTACCTTCCAACATGCTACGCGACGCCTGCGCGCGTGCCGGAACTTCTCCTTACTCGCCGCGTCTTCAGTTTCGCGCCTTAGAGCTCTCCGTCGGCGTTTCCCTCGACCGCCTCCCGACTTGCAAAACCTCCTCCTCCTCGGCCTCCGCCTCCGCCGTCGTTGATGGTGGACCTCCGGTGTCGAACTCTCTCATGGCAGCTATTAAACGCTCTCAGGCGAATCAACGGCGGAATCCAGATAGCTTCCATTTGCTTCAGATTATGCAACAGCAACAGAATCAGCAGAGTCAAACGGCGTCGTTTTTGAAAGTTGAATTGAAGCATTTCATTCTTTCTATTCTTGATGACCCTATTGTTAGTCGTGTTTTCGCTGAAGCGGGTTTTCGTAGCTATGATATTAAATTCGTTTTGCTTCAACCTCCACTTCCTTCTAGATTCTTCCATCGACCTTCTCCTCCGGTTTTTCTCTGCAATATTGAACCGGAACCAGACCGGTTTCGGTTCGATGACAACTCCAGAAGGATTGTTGAGGTTATTGCTGGCAAGAGTCAGAGTAAAAGGAATCCTTTTTTGATGGGGGTGTATGCTAAAACCGCTCTGAAAAGGTTTATAGAGTTAGTTCAAAGTGGAAAGGTTGGTTTTTTACCTAGTGAGCTTGATGGGTTGAGTGTGGTTTCTATTGAGAAGGAGATTCTTGAGTTTGTTATTGGTGGTGGGAGTGAGGAGAAGATGGGGTTGAGATTTGATGAGGTGGGTCGTTTGGTGGAGCAATGTTTGGGTGCTGGTGTTGTTGTTAGTTTCGGGGAGATTGAAGTTTTTGTGAAGATGAATAATGATGGTGGTGACGATGTTGCTGGTGATGCTGTTGTGTTGGTTGTTTCGCGGTTGACAAGGTTGTTAGAGGTTTATGGTAGAAAGGTTTGGTTAGTAGGGGTAGCAGGAACTTGTGATGTGTATTCAAAGTTTCTAAGGATGTTCCCTACGGTGGATAAGAATTGGGATCTGCATCTTCTGACTGTGACATCTGCTACTCCTTCTATGGAAGGACTCTACTCGAAATCCAG CTTGATGGGGTCCTTTGTTCCATTTGGTGGGTTCTTTTCCACACCTTCTGATTTCAGAAATCCCAATATATCTTTACCTCTTTGCGACACATGCAACGAAAAGTATGAACAAGAAGTTGCTGATAATTATCCCAAGGTAGGGCCTTCTACTTCCGCGTCAACAAGTTTACCTTGGTTACAAAAAGCGAACGTGGATTCAGATAAAGGATTGGGTTTGGCAAAG ACTAATGAAGATAACACAAGTTTGAATGCCAAGATCTTAGAATTGCAAAGGAAATGGAGTGATATCTGTCAACATCTTCATCGAAACAAATTGTTACCTGAAATCAATGTTTCCCAAACATTAACAAGGTTCCAAGCTCCATTCCACGAGGGGTTTCGATTCGGTACAGGAACTGGTAACTTTAATGAAATCCACTGCTCTAATCCAATTCCCTACATGCCTAAAGAGTTGCAAAATCCATATCTATCTAAACAGATATTACCGTTTTCGCAACCTTTTGATACTAGTCTTATTGTCAATGATAAAACTGGACATGTACCGAACGTTTCAAAATTTGACACACAAAGTACTCGGGTTACCCCTTCTGTGACCACAGATTTGATTTTGGGAACTACATATACACTGGTTACTCATGAGCCAGATACTCCAAAAGTAAGCGATCATAAGAAGCATCTTCCGCACTTGTCAGATTCTCTTTCGACTGAATATGATGCTATGGTTGAGAGTACTTCAAACCAAATTGCTAGATCCTCTGGTCCAAATTCAGATGGAAAATTTGAAATGGTTGATTTCAAGTCACTTTACAAACTCCTTATCGAAAAGGTTTGGTGGCAAGAGGAGGCAATTTATGCTATCATTAGAATAATGACACTTTGTAGATCTGGTGGCGGAAAGCATAGTCGATCGAATTCAAATGTTAGAGCCGACACATGGTTTTCTTTCCTTGGACCAGACAGAGTTGGAAAAAGAAAAATTTCTTCAGAACTTGCAGAAACTCTATTTGGAAACAAACAAAACATAATCTCAGTGGATTTAAACTCTCAGGACAGGTTTCAACCATTGAACTTGGTTTATGAATGCCACAACATGCTTGGGAGGAAGACAGTTGTGGATTATATTGCTGGCGAGTTGAGTAAAAAGCCGCGTTCGGTTGTGTTTCTTGAAAATATAGATAAAGCTGATTTAATTGTGCAGAATAGTTTGTTCCACGCAATAAAAACGGGCAAATTTCCATACTCACATGGAAGGGAAATTAGTATGAACAATGCAATCTTTGTTGTGACCTCTTCTGTGTTCAAAGTTAGCGGCTTTTTCGATACGGAAAAGGAACCGATAATGTTTTCCGAGGAAACAATCCTTGAAGCTAAAAGATGTCAAATTGGATTATCTCTTGGACATGCTTCTGAGGATGTCGTCAGAAGCAGTAACACGAATGTGAGGGTTGCAAAGAGAAAAGGAACATTTCTGAATAAAAGAAAGCTAGTCGAAACTGAAAGTAGTGATTCCAATGAGAAAGTAACTAGCAAGACACCGAAACATGTCAAAGAGGCGTCACGGTCGTATCTTGATCTGAATATGCCTCTAGAGGAAGAAGTTGAAGAGGAAGTTGATTGTGATGACTGTGAAAGTGAATCTGTTGTTAAAAATCATGAAGCATGGTTAAACGATTTCGTTGATCAAGTTGATGGCAAAGTAGTTTTTAAGCCGTTCGATTTTGATTTACTTGCCGAGCAAGTAATCAAATGCATTGACAAACAATTTCAAACAACATTTGGATCAAATCATGTGCTGGAAATTGATTATGAGGTGATGTCACAGATACTTGCAGCTGCTTGGTTATCAGACAAGAAAAAAGCAGTGGAAGATTGGATTGAACATGTCCTTGGAAGTAGCTTTGTTGAAGCTCAAAAGAAGTATCAAAATGTAGCTGAGTGTGTCATGAAATTGGTTAAATGTGAAAGCATTTTTGTGGAAGAGCAAGCTCTAGGAGTATGCCTTCCACCTAGAATTAGCTTGAACTGA